A single genomic interval of Microbacterium sp. LWO14-1.2 harbors:
- a CDS encoding DNA-formamidopyrimidine glycosylase family protein, whose amino-acid sequence MPEGDTVFRTARRLEEAIVGAEVTRFDLRVPRFATVDLTGQPVVASVARGKHLLLRIGETTLHSHLRMDGAWLVYRQGEKWRHPAFKVRAIVGTAERDAVGIDLAEIEVVPTRDEEELVGYLGPDPLGADWDAVEAARRVSADVRSIHVALLDQRNVAGFGNEYAAELLFLRGVLPTTPAPEVDVPALLALGVRTIRANRDRRHRTFTGVDRPGQGTWVYGRAGRPCRRCGTPIRKGELGADPTRERITFWCPICQR is encoded by the coding sequence ATGCCCGAGGGCGACACCGTCTTCCGCACGGCCCGCCGTCTCGAGGAGGCCATCGTCGGCGCCGAGGTGACGCGCTTCGACCTGCGGGTCCCGCGCTTCGCGACGGTGGACCTGACCGGGCAGCCCGTCGTGGCCTCGGTCGCCCGCGGCAAGCACCTGCTGCTGCGCATCGGCGAGACCACCCTGCATTCGCATCTGCGCATGGACGGCGCCTGGCTGGTCTACCGGCAGGGCGAGAAGTGGCGGCATCCGGCGTTCAAGGTGCGCGCGATCGTGGGCACCGCCGAGCGCGACGCGGTCGGCATCGACCTCGCCGAGATCGAGGTCGTGCCGACGCGCGACGAGGAGGAGCTCGTCGGCTACCTCGGTCCGGATCCGCTCGGCGCGGACTGGGATGCCGTGGAGGCCGCGCGCCGCGTGAGCGCCGACGTCCGCAGCATCCACGTCGCCCTGCTCGACCAGCGCAATGTCGCGGGATTCGGCAACGAATACGCGGCTGAACTGCTGTTCCTGCGCGGCGTGCTGCCGACGACGCCGGCCCCCGAGGTCGACGTGCCCGCGCTGCTCGCGCTGGGTGTGCGCACGATCAGGGCGAACCGCGACCGCCGCCACCGCACCTTCACGGGCGTCGATCGGCCGGGTCAGGGCACGTGGGTGTACGGGCGCGCCGGCCGCCCGTGTCGACGATGCGGCACGCCGATCAGGAAGGGCGAGCTCGGCGCCGATCCCACCCGCGAGCGCATCACGTTCTGGTGCCCCATCTGTCAGCGATGA
- a CDS encoding EI24 domain-containing protein: MIREFGEGVRMLFRGFGTWRRRPGLMALGLVPAVIAGVLLLAALIPLAFSLWTIADWATPFADGWAEPWRDLFRGVVGIVLFAAALALAGAVFSALALAIGDPFYQRIWRAVETDLGDPPASDGGGFWSALGEGIRLVLLGVLVAIVVLLLGLIPLVGGILGPVFGVLLSGRVLARELTGRAFDARDLSPADRAALFRGSRARVLGFGAATQLCFLVPGGAVAVMPAAVAGATVLARSLLERTPIAAAAHPPAPHPPTPHPPTPHPSTPHPPTGSA, encoded by the coding sequence ATGATCCGCGAGTTCGGTGAAGGCGTCCGCATGCTCTTCCGCGGCTTCGGCACGTGGCGGCGGCGCCCCGGACTCATGGCGCTCGGCCTCGTGCCGGCCGTCATCGCGGGCGTACTGCTGCTCGCGGCGCTGATCCCTCTCGCGTTCTCGCTGTGGACGATCGCCGACTGGGCCACACCCTTCGCCGACGGATGGGCCGAGCCGTGGCGCGACCTGTTCCGCGGGGTCGTCGGCATCGTGCTGTTCGCGGCCGCTCTCGCCCTCGCCGGTGCGGTGTTCAGCGCGCTGGCGCTCGCGATCGGCGACCCGTTCTACCAGCGCATCTGGCGCGCGGTCGAGACCGACCTCGGCGACCCGCCCGCGTCCGACGGCGGCGGGTTCTGGTCGGCGCTGGGCGAGGGCATCCGCCTGGTCCTGCTCGGCGTGCTCGTCGCGATCGTGGTGCTGCTGCTCGGCCTCATCCCGCTCGTCGGCGGCATCCTCGGGCCGGTCTTCGGCGTGCTGCTGTCGGGGCGCGTGCTGGCTCGCGAGCTCACCGGGCGAGCCTTCGACGCCCGCGACCTCTCCCCCGCCGATCGAGCCGCGCTGTTCCGGGGCAGCCGCGCCAGGGTCCTCGGGTTCGGCGCGGCCACCCAGCTGTGCTTCCTCGTGCCCGGCGGCGCGGTCGCGGTCATGCCGGCGGCCGTGGCCGGGGCGACGGTGCTCGCGCGCAGCCTGCTCGAGCGCACGCCGATCGCGGCGGCCGCGCACCCGCCGGCACCTCACCCCCCGACACCTCACCCGCCGACACCTCACCCCTCGACACCTCACCCGCCGACCGGGAGCGCCTGA
- a CDS encoding HAD family phosphatase — protein sequence MSGEHSAGWAVLSDMDGTLLDTESTWLRVVERFVHDHLPSGRERADAEDLVAASEGLDLVRTAALLRDRLDLRSDVDAVAHALDRRALAAYGDEVSWLPGARRLLAELAAAGIALALVTSSPRHWVEHFAQQVDLSPFRASITADDTPRTKPAPDPYLLGASALGMPPERCLVLEDSAVGAAAAVAAGCPTLVVGDLDRVVPPGVHRAASLAEVGVTTLLAIVGTPVS from the coding sequence ATGTCGGGCGAGCACTCTGCCGGATGGGCCGTGCTGAGCGACATGGACGGCACGCTCCTCGACACCGAGAGCACCTGGCTCCGTGTGGTCGAGCGGTTCGTGCACGATCACCTGCCGTCGGGACGCGAGAGAGCGGATGCCGAGGACCTCGTCGCGGCATCCGAAGGGCTCGACCTCGTCCGCACCGCCGCGCTGCTGCGCGATCGGCTGGACCTGCGGTCCGACGTCGACGCCGTCGCGCACGCGCTCGACCGCCGAGCACTGGCGGCCTACGGAGACGAGGTCTCCTGGCTCCCCGGCGCACGGCGGCTGCTGGCGGAGCTCGCGGCGGCCGGCATCGCGCTGGCGCTCGTGACCTCGTCGCCGCGGCACTGGGTGGAGCATTTCGCGCAGCAGGTCGACCTGTCGCCCTTCCGTGCGTCGATCACCGCCGACGACACCCCGCGCACGAAGCCCGCACCCGACCCCTACCTGCTCGGCGCGAGCGCCCTGGGGATGCCGCCGGAGCGCTGTCTCGTGCTCGAGGACTCGGCGGTGGGCGCCGCGGCCGCCGTCGCCGCCGGCTGCCCGACGCTCGTCGTCGGAGATCTCGACCGCGTCGTGCCGCCGGGGGTGCACCGTGCGGCATCCCTCGCGGAGGTCGGCGTGACGACCCTGCTCGCGATCGTGGGAACGCCCGTCTCCTAG
- a CDS encoding GntR family transcriptional regulator — MHRYREIARDLTIRIADGDFDATGMLPAEAQLAETFAVSRGTVRNALVLMARQGAIAPRRGSGWLVRTAALSQRFSEVRSFAQWARSRGMEPGGRVVAQQRRPATPTELRTLRGHGGGNGQTEVLEVVRLRTLNGRVVMLERTAYPPWIAPLIEALPADEPSVVGALESQHGVRMVHGEHSIDAIAAPSEDARLLDVRRSSPLLRVRRVSYAADGRAIETGDDRYLPDVMSFQVQASLQGTSLTRRPG, encoded by the coding sequence GTGCACCGGTACCGCGAGATCGCCCGCGACCTGACGATCCGGATCGCCGACGGCGACTTCGACGCCACCGGCATGCTGCCCGCGGAGGCCCAGCTCGCCGAGACCTTCGCGGTGTCGCGCGGCACGGTGCGCAACGCGCTCGTGCTCATGGCGCGGCAGGGTGCGATCGCACCGCGCCGCGGATCGGGGTGGCTGGTGCGCACGGCCGCCCTGAGCCAGAGGTTCTCGGAAGTGCGGTCGTTCGCGCAGTGGGCGCGCAGCAGGGGCATGGAACCGGGCGGACGGGTCGTGGCACAGCAGCGCCGTCCTGCGACGCCCACGGAGTTGCGCACGCTGCGCGGGCACGGCGGCGGGAACGGCCAGACCGAGGTGCTGGAGGTCGTGCGGCTGCGGACCCTGAACGGGCGCGTCGTGATGCTGGAGCGCACGGCGTATCCGCCGTGGATCGCGCCCCTGATCGAGGCGCTGCCCGCGGACGAGCCCTCTGTCGTCGGCGCCCTGGAGTCGCAGCACGGTGTGCGCATGGTGCACGGAGAGCATTCGATAGACGCGATCGCCGCGCCCAGCGAGGACGCACGGCTGCTCGACGTGCGGCGGTCGAGTCCGCTGCTGCGGGTGCGACGGGTGAGCTATGCGGCCGACGGCCGGGCGATCGAGACCGGGGACGACCGATACCTCCCCGACGTCATGTCGTTCCAGGTGCAGGCGTCGCTGCAGGGCACGTCGCTGACGCGGCGACCTGGCTGA